One window of Rasiella rasia genomic DNA carries:
- a CDS encoding M28 family peptidase, which yields MRLIWILSVALIIISCEKEVKKQTSMKDDVYALADDTFNGRQTGTEGELQAAAYIENRFKEIGLSPKGYQNNFTQTFTFRPSANPHEQAEFTGLKSDSTLTGTNVIGYIDNKAKTTVVIGAHYDHLGMGGEGSLYREEKAAVHNGADDNASGVAVLLDLAETLVDEKLLDTKNNNYLFIAFSGEEMGLLGSNYFVKNSTLPIDTVTYMINMDMVGRLNEENTIAVHGVGTSPIFKQTLFANNDFELNIAEHNSGIGPSDHTSFYLADIPVLHFFTGQHEDYHKPGDDAEKLNYPGMQKISDYILAIITDLDDAGKLTFRKTKNESEEVPRFKVGLGVVPDYLFTGKGMRIDGVSEDKPAQKAGLMKGDVVIKLGEFEVTDMMSYMKALATFEEGQSTQVLIERDGAQQEVEVTF from the coding sequence ATGCGTTTAATTTGGATACTAAGTGTGGCTTTGATTATCATTTCTTGTGAAAAAGAAGTAAAAAAGCAGACCAGCATGAAAGATGATGTGTATGCGTTGGCAGACGACACTTTTAACGGGAGGCAGACAGGAACCGAAGGAGAACTACAGGCAGCTGCCTATATTGAAAATCGATTTAAAGAAATTGGTTTAAGTCCAAAGGGATATCAAAATAATTTTACGCAAACATTTACGTTTCGCCCAAGTGCCAATCCGCACGAGCAGGCAGAATTCACAGGCCTAAAATCAGATAGTACCCTAACAGGCACCAATGTTATTGGGTATATCGATAACAAGGCTAAAACTACTGTGGTAATAGGAGCACACTACGATCATTTAGGTATGGGCGGAGAAGGCTCTTTGTATCGAGAAGAGAAAGCGGCAGTGCACAACGGAGCAGATGACAACGCCAGTGGTGTAGCCGTACTTTTAGATTTAGCCGAAACATTAGTGGATGAGAAGTTGTTAGACACAAAGAATAACAATTATCTTTTTATAGCTTTCTCTGGCGAAGAGATGGGTTTGTTAGGAAGCAATTATTTTGTTAAGAATAGTACCCTGCCAATAGATACGGTTACGTATATGATTAATATGGATATGGTAGGTAGGCTAAATGAAGAAAATACCATAGCAGTGCACGGTGTTGGAACATCGCCTATTTTTAAACAAACTCTTTTTGCAAACAACGATTTCGAATTAAACATTGCCGAACACAATAGCGGAATCGGCCCAAGCGACCATACTAGTTTTTATTTAGCAGATATTCCAGTGTTGCATTTTTTTACAGGGCAGCATGAAGATTATCACAAGCCAGGCGACGATGCAGAAAAGCTTAACTACCCTGGAATGCAAAAAATTTCAGATTATATTCTTGCTATTATTACCGACTTAGATGATGCTGGGAAGTTAACCTTCAGAAAAACAAAAAATGAAAGTGAAGAGGTTCCAAGGTTTAAGGTAGGGTTAGGTGTTGTGCCAGATTATTTATTTACTGGTAAAGGAATGCGTATAGACGGCGTTAGTGAAGATAAGCCAGCGCAAAAAGCAGGACTTATGAAAGGAGATGTTGTTATTAAGTTAGGTGAATTTGAAGTAACAGACATGATGAGTTATATGAAAGCGCTTGCAACGTTCGAAGAGGGACAATCTACTCAAGTTTTAATAGAGCGAGATGGCGCACAACAAGAGGTTGAAGTTACATTTTAA
- a CDS encoding TolB family protein translates to MKNIILISLLSLFVSCKQNTTESTTKDVEDTKVENEEVSEKIVMEWDNDSLIYPEEKHFKNIRQVTFGGDNAEAYWSFDDSKLVFQSNNEDWNVGCDQMFKMYASETFSGNKIPPMISTGKGRTTCAYFLPDNKHYVYGSTHLVDEACPEVPLRKNGKYVWPVYDSFDIFISDLEGNITKQLTNEPGYDAEATVSPTGDKIVFTSMRSGDLELYTMNLDGSDVKQITDELGYDGGAFFSPDGTKLIFRASRPKTEEAIKEYKDLLAQGLVQPTEMELFICNADGSDLKQITNLGNANWSPFFHPSGDKILFSSNFEAERGFPFNLYLIDLDGKNLERVTHSQTFDAFPVFSNSGKYLAFSSNRNNGGGRDTNLFIAEWQD, encoded by the coding sequence ATGAAAAATATTATACTGATTTCTCTACTTTCCTTGTTCGTTTCTTGTAAGCAGAACACCACAGAATCTACAACAAAAGATGTTGAAGATACGAAAGTTGAAAATGAGGAGGTTTCAGAAAAAATTGTAATGGAGTGGGATAATGATAGTTTAATCTACCCAGAAGAAAAACACTTTAAAAATATAAGACAAGTAACCTTTGGTGGTGATAATGCGGAAGCATATTGGAGTTTCGACGATAGTAAGTTGGTGTTTCAATCTAATAATGAAGACTGGAACGTTGGCTGTGACCAAATGTTCAAAATGTATGCTTCGGAAACTTTTAGCGGAAACAAAATACCGCCAATGATTTCTACAGGGAAAGGACGTACTACTTGCGCGTACTTTTTACCCGATAATAAACATTACGTATATGGATCTACACACTTGGTAGACGAAGCTTGCCCAGAAGTACCTCTTCGAAAAAATGGAAAATATGTATGGCCTGTGTATGACAGCTTCGATATTTTTATTTCAGATCTTGAAGGAAACATTACAAAACAGTTAACCAACGAGCCAGGATATGATGCCGAAGCAACGGTCTCTCCAACAGGCGACAAAATTGTTTTCACCTCTATGCGAAGTGGCGATTTAGAGCTCTACACCATGAATTTAGACGGGTCTGATGTAAAGCAAATTACAGACGAACTTGGCTATGATGGAGGTGCTTTTTTCTCTCCAGATGGTACTAAATTAATTTTTAGAGCGTCACGCCCTAAAACAGAAGAAGCCATTAAAGAATATAAAGATTTACTGGCTCAAGGACTCGTACAACCAACAGAAATGGAACTTTTTATTTGTAACGCAGATGGGAGCGATTTAAAACAAATCACCAACTTAGGCAATGCTAACTGGAGTCCGTTTTTTCATCCTAGTGGCGATAAAATTTTATTTAGTAGCAATTTTGAAGCAGAACGCGGATTTCCATTTAATCTCTACCTAATCGATCTTGACGGGAAGAATTTAGAACGTGTAACACACAGCCAAACATTTGATGCATTCCCTGTATTTTCAAATAGTGGTAAATACCTGGCGTTTTCGTCTAACCGAAACAATGGCGGTGGTCGTGATACCAATTTATTTATTGCCGAGTGGCAAGATTAA
- a CDS encoding mannosyltransferase — protein sequence MSQDFYRFLWDGRLLIQGVNPYLVTSELFFTDLPAALEVTSGKQVAQATQLYKGMGSLNASHYSNYPPINQLCFAIAGLLSGKSIVGSVVVLRVLIILADLGILYFGKRLLVAFNLPVKNIFWYFLNPFIIIELTGNLHFEGVMLFFVAASLVALHKGKWFWAAILLGISVSVKLLPLLLLPLFFKWFSTKHNTFWGSSSTALRILKLLSFYTVTLATVVITFAPFLSADFISNFSATIGLWFQNFEFNASIYYIIRWIGFQVVGWNIIGTVGKVLPLVVITIVLCLTFFRRNTTTQQLITAMLFAVSAYFLLSTTVHPWYIATPLVLSVFTRYKFPIVWSFVVVLSYSAYGPEGFQENLWLVALEYLLVVGIALYEILAKKTSQVVYT from the coding sequence TTGTCTCAAGATTTTTATAGGTTTTTGTGGGATGGACGATTATTAATTCAGGGGGTAAATCCGTATTTAGTTACGTCCGAACTATTTTTCACAGATCTTCCCGCTGCACTAGAAGTAACCTCTGGAAAGCAAGTTGCACAAGCTACCCAATTATACAAAGGTATGGGTAGTCTTAATGCGAGTCACTACAGTAATTATCCTCCAATTAATCAGTTGTGTTTTGCCATCGCTGGTCTTTTATCGGGTAAAAGTATTGTAGGTTCGGTAGTGGTGTTAAGGGTTCTCATTATTCTTGCCGATTTGGGGATATTATACTTCGGAAAGCGTCTCCTAGTGGCTTTTAACTTACCTGTAAAGAACATCTTCTGGTATTTTCTCAATCCGTTTATCATAATTGAACTCACTGGCAATCTACATTTTGAAGGAGTAATGCTGTTTTTTGTGGCGGCATCACTAGTTGCCTTGCACAAAGGCAAATGGTTTTGGGCAGCAATCTTATTAGGGATTTCGGTTTCGGTTAAATTACTACCATTGCTGTTGTTACCGCTGTTTTTTAAATGGTTTAGCACAAAACACAATACCTTTTGGGGCAGCTCTTCAACGGCATTAAGAATTCTAAAATTGCTATCATTTTATACAGTCACGTTGGCCACAGTTGTTATAACATTTGCTCCTTTTTTATCAGCAGATTTTATTTCAAATTTTTCTGCTACTATAGGGCTATGGTTTCAAAATTTCGAATTCAACGCTAGTATTTACTACATCATTAGATGGATTGGCTTTCAAGTTGTAGGCTGGAATATTATAGGTACTGTAGGTAAGGTGCTACCACTTGTAGTTATTACAATAGTTTTATGTCTTACCTTTTTCCGAAGAAATACAACTACGCAGCAACTTATAACAGCGATGCTCTTTGCTGTTTCTGCATATTTTTTACTTTCTACCACTGTGCATCCATGGTACATAGCAACCCCTTTAGTGCTTTCGGTATTTACACGTTATAAGTTTCCTATAGTTTGGAGTTTTGTGGTTGTACTAAGTTATTCGGCCTATGGTCCAGAAGGTTTTCAGGAGAATTTATGGCTTGTTGCACTAGAGTACTTGTTGGTAGTTGGAATTGCCTTATATGAAATTTTAGCTAAAAAAACCTCTCAAGTGGTTTATACTTAA
- a CDS encoding RMD1 family protein — MYKVQSHQIAQHINIKQVRANFKGTLVYGDSDELFYKLSDTKYLYIFQFGIVGYFNVAKSSITQIEAVLKPYGKGSMPEHLSEDINVVLKEKTLEVGFNSVTLPEIDEEMIRLVMLHTSQSVALDRYSEITEQLLEEASIHTKSLETRGRLRISSTKLKKFIGRTLNIKNAIYENLYIFDSPEVVWQDEQLAKLDNELKRTFDLKNRYRNIQDRITIIKENLELFKDIWNHKESSTLEWIIIILIFVEIIDLFVTKVF; from the coding sequence ATGTACAAAGTACAATCACACCAAATTGCGCAGCACATCAATATTAAACAAGTGCGCGCTAACTTTAAGGGTACATTGGTTTATGGCGATAGCGATGAGCTATTTTACAAGTTAAGCGATACCAAATATTTATATATTTTTCAGTTTGGTATTGTTGGCTATTTTAATGTAGCTAAAAGTAGCATTACACAAATAGAAGCTGTTTTAAAGCCCTACGGAAAGGGTAGTATGCCCGAACATCTTTCTGAAGATATAAATGTAGTGCTGAAAGAGAAAACGCTTGAGGTAGGTTTTAATAGCGTGACACTGCCAGAGATAGATGAAGAAATGATTAGACTCGTAATGTTGCATACTTCGCAATCTGTGGCGTTAGATCGTTATTCAGAAATTACCGAACAACTGTTAGAAGAAGCTAGTATACATACCAAATCTTTAGAAACAAGGGGACGTTTGCGTATCTCTAGTACAAAGCTGAAAAAGTTTATTGGTAGAACACTGAATATTAAGAATGCGATTTATGAAAATCTATATATATTCGATTCACCCGAAGTAGTTTGGCAGGATGAACAACTTGCTAAACTAGACAATGAGCTGAAACGAACATTCGATTTAAAAAATCGCTATCGAAACATTCAAGACCGAATCACTATTATAAAAGAGAACCTCGAGCTTTTTAAAGATATCTGGAATCATAAAGAGAGCAGTACACTAGAATGGATTATTATCATTCTCATCTTTGTAGAGATTATTGACTTGTTTGTTACAAAAGTATTTTAA
- a CDS encoding deoxyhypusine synthase family protein gives MNTKSPISDFIQKYYLHFNAAALVDAAKGYEDQLNNGAKMLVSLAGAMSTAELGKIFAAMIRQDKVHIISCTGANLEEDIMNLVAHSHYKRVPNYRDLTPQDEWDLLEKGLNRVTDTCIPEEEAFRRIQEHIVKIWKDSEAAGERYLPHEYMYKLLLSGVLEEYYEIDIKNSWMYAAAEKNLPIVCPGWEDSTMGNIFASYVLKGELKASTMKSGIEYMTFLADWYTENSDKGIGFFQIGGGIAGDFPICVVPMLYQDMERTDIPFWSYFCQISDSTTSYGSYSGAVPNEKITWGKLDINTPKFIIESDATIVAPLIFAYLLGM, from the coding sequence ATGAATACTAAAAGTCCAATTTCAGATTTTATACAGAAATACTACCTCCATTTTAACGCCGCGGCTTTAGTAGATGCAGCAAAGGGATATGAAGATCAATTAAACAATGGTGCTAAAATGCTGGTTTCGTTGGCCGGGGCTATGAGTACTGCAGAACTAGGTAAAATATTTGCTGCAATGATTCGGCAGGATAAAGTGCATATAATTTCTTGTACAGGGGCTAATCTCGAAGAAGATATAATGAACTTGGTAGCGCATAGTCATTACAAAAGAGTGCCTAATTATCGTGATCTAACACCACAAGATGAGTGGGATTTGTTGGAAAAAGGATTGAATCGTGTAACAGACACCTGTATTCCTGAGGAAGAAGCTTTCCGAAGAATACAAGAACATATTGTAAAAATATGGAAAGACAGTGAAGCAGCAGGAGAACGTTATTTACCTCATGAATACATGTACAAACTATTGTTAAGTGGTGTTCTAGAAGAGTATTACGAAATAGACATAAAAAATAGTTGGATGTATGCAGCAGCAGAAAAGAACCTCCCTATTGTTTGCCCAGGTTGGGAAGACAGTACCATGGGTAATATTTTTGCAAGCTATGTGTTAAAAGGTGAGTTGAAAGCGTCTACCATGAAAAGTGGTATTGAATATATGACGTTTTTAGCAGATTGGTATACGGAAAATTCAGACAAAGGGATTGGTTTCTTTCAGATTGGAGGAGGTATTGCAGGAGATTTTCCAATTTGTGTAGTACCTATGCTATATCAGGATATGGAGCGCACCGACATACCTTTTTGGAGCTATTTTTGTCAGATTTCAGACTCTACAACAAGCTACGGAAGTTACTCTGGCGCCGTCCCCAATGAAAAAATAACATGGGGAAAGTTAGATATAAACACGCCTAAATTTATCATTGAAAGCGATGCAACTATTGTAGCACCCTTAATTTTTGCCTACTTGTTAGGCATGTAA
- the speB gene encoding agmatinase, which translates to MNTKTYAGISKEYAALETSKIVLIPVPYDGTSTFQKGADKGPEAFLHASENMELYDIETQTEVYKQGIYLADAIAEKSSPEAVVSAVHAKTKEYILKNKFVTLFGGEHSISIGTIRAFNECFDNLTVLHIDAHADLRSEYEGSSCNHACAVFEASQTTNLIQVGIRSMDVAETTVLDTEKTWFAHDMANDEYWIDNVIEALGENVFITFDLDALDPSIMPSTGTPEPGGLLWYETLDFLKQVFEVKNVVGFDIVELCPREEDKSSDFLAAKLYYKMLSYKFAGEDEDEAFESNFNDKQNSVSKFKDAEDEY; encoded by the coding sequence ATGAACACAAAAACATATGCTGGCATTTCTAAAGAATATGCGGCACTAGAAACTTCAAAAATTGTACTCATTCCTGTTCCTTACGACGGCACTAGTACCTTTCAGAAAGGTGCAGACAAAGGGCCAGAAGCTTTTTTACACGCTTCAGAGAATATGGAGTTATACGATATTGAGACACAAACCGAAGTGTACAAACAAGGAATTTATCTAGCCGATGCGATTGCTGAAAAGTCGTCTCCAGAAGCCGTAGTAAGTGCAGTACATGCAAAAACCAAAGAGTATATTCTAAAAAATAAGTTTGTAACCCTTTTTGGCGGAGAACACAGTATTTCTATTGGAACCATTCGCGCCTTTAATGAGTGTTTCGATAACCTTACCGTGTTGCATATAGATGCGCATGCCGATTTACGTTCAGAATATGAAGGTTCAAGCTGTAATCACGCTTGTGCGGTATTTGAAGCCAGTCAGACCACAAACCTAATACAAGTTGGTATAAGAAGCATGGACGTGGCAGAAACCACTGTTTTAGATACTGAAAAAACATGGTTTGCGCACGACATGGCTAACGATGAGTATTGGATAGATAATGTGATTGAGGCACTAGGAGAAAATGTTTTTATCACTTTCGACTTAGACGCGCTTGATCCTTCAATTATGCCTTCTACTGGTACTCCAGAGCCAGGCGGATTGTTATGGTACGAGACTCTTGATTTTCTAAAACAGGTTTTTGAAGTGAAGAATGTAGTGGGGTTCGATATTGTAGAGCTCTGCCCACGAGAAGAAGATAAATCTTCAGACTTTCTTGCTGCCAAATTGTACTACAAAATGTTAAGCTACAAGTTTGCGGGAGAAGATGAAGACGAAGCCTTCGAAAGTAATTTTAATGACAAACAAAATTCAGTTTCAAAATTTAAAGACGCAGAAGATGAATACTAA
- a CDS encoding arginine decarboxylase: MNTKYIDLINQTYDFPQPEFTLKNETLTFHDIDLMQLVQQYGAPLKFTYLPKISENIQRAKKWFASAIENQNYKGSYNYCYCTKSSHFKHVLEEALQNDIHIETSSAFDINIVENLKAEGKITNQTYVVCNGFKRDQYVQNIARLINNGHENCIPIIDNYEELTLLSNEIEGDFKVGIRIASEEEPKFEFYTSRLGIGYKNIVPFYEEQIRNNDKVELKMLHFFINTGIRDNAYYWNELVKCLKVYTKLKKVCPSLDSLNIGGGFPIKNSLAFDYDYEYMINEIVNQINSTCAEADVPVPNIFTEFGSFTVGESGGAIYEILYQKQQNDREKWNMINSSFITTLPDTWAISRRFIMMAINRWNDEYERVLLGGLTCDSDDYYNSEQHMNAIYLPKYKKEKPLYIGFFNTGAYQETIGGFGGLQHCLIPSPKHILIDKDANGNITTKLFSEQQTSDQLLDILGYSQKTTEAHLQQETNFSTN; the protein is encoded by the coding sequence ATGAATACAAAATATATTGATTTAATCAATCAGACATACGATTTTCCGCAACCAGAATTTACTCTTAAAAATGAAACGTTAACTTTTCATGATATTGATTTAATGCAATTGGTACAACAGTACGGAGCACCGTTAAAGTTTACTTATTTGCCTAAAATTTCAGAAAACATTCAGAGAGCCAAGAAGTGGTTTGCGAGCGCCATAGAGAACCAGAACTATAAAGGTTCTTATAACTATTGCTATTGCACAAAAAGTTCTCACTTTAAGCATGTATTAGAGGAAGCCTTGCAAAACGATATTCATATTGAAACATCATCGGCTTTCGACATTAATATTGTTGAAAATTTAAAGGCTGAAGGTAAAATAACCAATCAAACCTATGTGGTTTGCAACGGCTTTAAAAGAGACCAATATGTGCAGAACATTGCGCGATTAATTAATAACGGTCACGAAAACTGTATACCTATTATTGACAATTACGAAGAACTTACGTTGCTTTCTAATGAAATTGAAGGCGACTTTAAAGTAGGGATTCGAATTGCTTCGGAAGAAGAACCAAAATTTGAATTCTATACTTCTAGACTTGGCATCGGGTACAAAAACATCGTTCCTTTTTACGAAGAGCAAATTAGAAATAACGACAAAGTTGAGCTTAAAATGCTTCACTTTTTTATCAATACAGGAATACGAGATAACGCCTACTATTGGAACGAATTAGTAAAGTGCTTAAAAGTATACACCAAACTTAAGAAGGTTTGCCCAAGTTTGGATAGCCTGAATATTGGTGGCGGATTTCCAATTAAAAATTCTTTAGCATTCGACTATGACTATGAGTACATGATTAATGAAATTGTGAATCAGATTAATAGTACTTGTGCAGAAGCAGACGTTCCTGTGCCTAATATCTTTACAGAATTTGGAAGCTTTACAGTAGGCGAAAGCGGGGGTGCTATCTATGAGATTTTATACCAAAAACAACAAAACGATCGTGAGAAATGGAATATGATTAACTCATCATTCATTACAACCCTTCCTGATACTTGGGCTATTAGCAGACGCTTTATCATGATGGCAATAAATCGTTGGAATGACGAATACGAGCGTGTTTTATTAGGAGGTTTAACTTGCGACAGTGATGATTATTACAACAGTGAGCAACACATGAACGCTATTTATCTTCCGAAGTATAAAAAAGAAAAGCCATTATACATCGGGTTTTTTAATACAGGGGCTTATCAAGAAACAATTGGTGGTTTTGGGGGTCTACAGCATTGCTTAATACCAAGCCCAAAACATATTTTAATAGATAAAGATGCAAACGGGAATATTACAACAAAGCTATTCTCTGAGCAACAAACCAGCGATCAGCTGTTAGACATTTTAGGGTATTCCCAAAAAACAACTGAAGCACATTTACAGCAAGAAACTAACTTTTCGACTAACTAA
- a CDS encoding pseudouridine synthase produces the protein MSRQDNTRKGKTSGRGGAKGKGKSTSRGNAPVKSTGHKKSGAKPLAPKRRNAEGALAGKASAAKKKTVNKTEGIRLNKYIANSGVCSRREADTYIATGLVTVNGKVINEMGHKVKREDDVRFDGRRINPELDTYILLNKPKSVASTTSESKGLTVMDLISNATSANVMPVGRLGRNATGLILFTNDDALMKKFHSKGMERLFHVELNKNLKAADIDAIREGISIKGETHAVEEISYVKNASKKEVGLKIKNMGNSIIRTIFEHLGYNVVKVDCVTIAHLTKKDLPRGRWKVLTKQEIELFSML, from the coding sequence ATGAGCAGACAAGATAATACAAGAAAAGGAAAGACTTCCGGAAGAGGAGGCGCAAAGGGTAAAGGCAAAAGCACTTCTCGAGGAAATGCACCCGTAAAAAGTACTGGGCATAAAAAATCAGGAGCAAAGCCTTTAGCACCAAAAAGACGCAATGCCGAAGGAGCACTTGCGGGAAAAGCAAGTGCAGCTAAGAAAAAGACTGTTAATAAAACAGAAGGTATTCGCCTCAATAAATACATAGCCAACAGTGGTGTATGTTCTAGACGTGAGGCAGATACCTATATTGCCACTGGTTTGGTTACTGTAAATGGCAAGGTAATTAACGAAATGGGACACAAGGTAAAACGTGAAGACGATGTACGTTTTGATGGGCGTCGTATCAACCCAGAGTTAGATACCTATATCTTACTTAATAAACCAAAGTCTGTTGCTTCTACCACTAGTGAAAGCAAAGGGCTAACCGTTATGGATTTAATAAGTAATGCAACATCGGCCAATGTGATGCCTGTTGGGCGTTTGGGTAGAAATGCAACAGGACTTATTTTATTTACCAATGATGATGCTTTAATGAAAAAATTTCACAGCAAAGGGATGGAACGTCTTTTTCATGTTGAGTTAAATAAAAATTTGAAAGCAGCAGATATCGATGCTATTAGAGAAGGAATTTCCATAAAAGGAGAAACTCATGCTGTTGAAGAAATAAGTTATGTGAAGAATGCTTCAAAAAAAGAAGTGGGACTCAAAATTAAAAATATGGGAAATAGTATTATTCGTACCATTTTTGAACATCTTGGCTACAACGTTGTTAAGGTAGATTGTGTAACAATCGCACATCTTACAAAAAAGGATCTACCACGTGGACGTTGGAAGGTTCTAACAAAACAAGAAATAGAATTGTTTTCAATGCTGTAA
- a CDS encoding geranylgeranylglycerol-phosphate geranylgeranyltransferase, with protein MLNRKQKYFLLKFFSLFSIVRGYNILVIVLAQYLTSIYILAPQLPLKKVLFDLNLLMLVLASASAIAGGYIINSFYDSEKDVINRPHKTMLDKLVSQQTKLNGYFVLNFLSVIFASYVSFRAVLFFSIYIFAIWFYSHKLKKYAFIGNITAAILAVIPFFAVFIYYRNFDVVIFVHATFLFLLISMRELTKDLENLKGDLAQGYRTIPVVYGETLSKRMLTILSIATLVPIILLLTKFKIGYMNFFFFGSIIGLALFDFILWNSARKIHYIILHNILKLIIVIGVFSIVLIDVSLVLKRFG; from the coding sequence ATGCTTAACAGAAAACAGAAATACTTTCTATTAAAGTTTTTCAGCTTGTTTTCGATTGTGCGTGGCTACAACATTCTTGTTATTGTCTTAGCACAGTATCTCACCTCTATATATATACTTGCCCCACAGTTACCTTTAAAAAAGGTGTTATTCGATCTTAATTTGCTTATGCTAGTATTGGCTTCGGCTTCTGCCATTGCTGGTGGATATATTATTAATAGTTTTTACGATTCAGAGAAGGATGTCATAAACAGACCGCATAAAACGATGCTAGACAAATTGGTAAGTCAGCAAACCAAACTCAACGGCTATTTTGTGCTAAATTTCCTATCGGTTATTTTTGCTAGCTATGTGAGTTTCAGAGCAGTTCTGTTCTTTTCTATTTATATTTTTGCGATTTGGTTTTATTCTCACAAACTTAAAAAGTATGCGTTTATTGGTAATATTACAGCGGCTATTCTAGCGGTCATCCCATTTTTTGCTGTGTTTATTTACTATCGAAATTTTGACGTAGTTATTTTTGTTCACGCTACCTTTTTATTTCTCCTAATCTCCATGAGAGAGCTTACAAAAGATTTAGAGAATCTTAAAGGCGATTTGGCACAAGGTTATAGAACAATACCAGTTGTTTATGGTGAAACGCTCTCGAAACGCATGTTAACTATCTTGAGCATTGCCACTTTGGTTCCTATTATCTTATTACTTACCAAATTTAAGATTGGTTATATGAATTTCTTTTTCTTCGGAAGTATTATTGGATTGGCGTTGTTCGATTTTATACTTTGGAATTCGGCACGAAAAATTCATTATATCATACTACACAACATCTTAAAGCTTATTATTGTCATAGGAGTTTTCAGTATCGTACTTATTGATGTTAGCCTTGTCTTAAAAAGATTTGGGTAA
- a CDS encoding mevalonate kinase family protein gives MRGPLFYSKILLFGEYGIIKDSKGLSIPYNFYNGALKIDTHKTIATRKSNDALKRFADYLETLQKNEPELVTFDIEKLNADVEAGLYFDSSIPQGYGVGSSGALVAAIYDQYVSDKITVLENLTREKLLQLKGIFAAMESFFHGKSSGLDPLNSYLSLPILINSKDSIEPAGIPSQTENGKGAVFLLDSGQTGETAPMVQIFMENMKQEGFRNMLKNQFVKHTDACVHDFLKGDVSSLFGNVKQLSKVVLDNFKPMIPKEFHTLWKKGIDTNAYYLKLCGSGGGGYMLGFTEDIDQARSQLKNYNLEVVYNF, from the coding sequence ATGCGTGGTCCCTTATTCTATTCAAAAATCCTACTTTTCGGTGAGTATGGTATTATAAAAGATTCTAAAGGTCTTTCTATACCTTATAATTTCTACAATGGTGCGCTTAAGATTGATACGCACAAAACCATTGCTACTCGAAAAAGTAATGATGCGTTAAAGCGTTTTGCCGATTATCTTGAGACCTTACAAAAAAATGAGCCTGAATTGGTAACATTCGATATCGAAAAATTGAATGCAGATGTTGAGGCAGGCTTGTATTTCGACTCTAGTATTCCGCAAGGGTACGGAGTAGGGAGTAGCGGAGCATTAGTCGCGGCAATATACGATCAGTACGTTAGTGATAAGATTACCGTACTTGAAAATTTAACTCGAGAAAAATTACTTCAGCTGAAAGGCATTTTTGCTGCCATGGAATCGTTTTTTCACGGAAAATCGTCTGGATTAGACCCCTTGAACAGCTATTTAAGTCTTCCAATTTTAATTAACAGTAAAGATAGTATTGAACCAGCCGGTATTCCTTCTCAGACTGAGAATGGAAAGGGAGCTGTATTTTTACTAGATAGTGGGCAAACTGGCGAAACCGCTCCTATGGTTCAGATTTTCATGGAAAATATGAAGCAGGAAGGATTTCGCAATATGTTGAAGAATCAGTTTGTTAAGCACACAGATGCTTGCGTACATGATTTTCTAAAGGGCGATGTGAGTTCGCTCTTCGGAAATGTAAAACAACTGTCTAAAGTTGTATTAGACAATTTTAAACCTATGATTCCTAAAGAATTTCATACGTTGTGGAAAAAGGGAATTGACACCAATGCCTACTATTTAAAACTTTGTGGTTCTGGTGGCGGAGGCTATATGTTAGGTTTTACTGAAGATATCGATCAGGCAAGATCACAATTAAAGAACTATAATTTGGAAGTAGTATACAACTTCTAA